A DNA window from Impatiens glandulifera chromosome 7, dImpGla2.1, whole genome shotgun sequence contains the following coding sequences:
- the LOC124910248 gene encoding protein indeterminate-domain 4, chloroplastic-like isoform X1, translated as MAASSSSASAYNGMREEPEMKEQQLQPKKRRNQPGTPNPDSEVIALSPRTLMATNRFICEVCSKGFQREQNLQLHRRGHNLPWKLKQKNPKEVRRKVYLCPETSCVHHDPSRALGDLTGIKKHYFRKHGEKKYKCEKCSKKYAVQSDWKAHSKTCGTREYRCDCGTLFSRRDSFITHRAFCDALAQETARHPSNLASISSHLYAGSNNMSLGLSTVGSHQQLPSINQDHQLLAQSSDILRLGNNRLTPFESLVGGSSFRTPMMPPPPSPFYLHESSNGNLTENKLSLMHGLMNNNNNNMNNNIPTDHETSPLGFFSNNNFLVNPNEGTGMFSTSLLGSQMTSNAPSLFCQSNDINNNNNNNNISASHMSATALLQKAAQMGSSTSNASATLLRGFASSTSSSSSTGPKTDRPLPIMSQNLGSMFGNNVAVDNNNNNLNDLMNYSLPGENGGMVFGAMNGYGKEGTFLNMNQNHLKKESDSFTRDFLGVGQMESMFSSIRENGVDLVSSLESSDQGKAVARDGNFQ; from the exons ATGGCGGCATCCTCTTCATCAGCTTCGGCTTACAATGGAATGAGAGAAGAACCGGAGATGAAAGAACAACAACTGCAGCCgaagaagagaagaaatcaACCAGGAACACCAA ATCCAGATTCAGAGGTGATAGCTTTATCTCCCAGGACTCTTATGGCCACAAACAGATTCATATGCGAGGTTTGCAGTAAAGGATTTCAGAGGGAACAAAATCTGCAACTACATAGAAGGGGGCACAATCTTCCATGGAAGCTAAAACAGAAGAATCCCAAAGAGGTGAGAAGGAAAGTGTACCTTTGCCCTGAGACATCCTGTGTTCATCATGATCCTTCTCGAGCTCTTGGAGATTTAACTGGAATCAAGAAACATTACTTTAGAAAACATGGTGAGAAGAAGTATAAATGTGAAAAGTGTTCAAAGAAGTATGCTGTTCAATCTGATTGGAAAGCCCATTCTAAAACTTGCGGAACTAGAGAATATAGATGTGATTGCGGCACTCTCTTCTCAAG GAGAGACAGCTTCATTACCCACCGGGCATTTTGCGATGCTCTGGCTCAAGAGACTGCAAGACATCCTTCAAACTTAGCCTCAATTAGCAGCCATTTGTATGCTGGTAGCAACAATATGAGCTTAGGCCTATCCACAGTTGGTTCCCACCAGCAGCTTCCTTCCATTAATCAAGATCATCAGCTTCTAGCACAATCGTCCGACATCCTTCGCCTAGGTAATAACCGTTTGACACCATTTGAAAGTCTTGTTGGTGGCTCATCCTTCCGCACACCTATGATGCCACCTCCACCATCACCTTTCTACCTACACGAGTCTTCCAATGGTAATTTGACTGAAAACAAGCTTTCTTTGATGCATGGACTgatgaacaacaacaacaacaacatgaaCAACAACATCCCTACTGATCATGAAACAAGCCCCCTTGGCTTCTTCTCCAACAACAACTTTCTCGTTAATCCAAATGAAGGGACGGGCATGTTCTCTACTAGCTTATTGGGAAGCCAAATGACTTCAAACGCTCCATCCCTCTTTTGTCAGTCTAATGACATCaacaataacaacaacaacaacaatatcaGTGCCTCTCACATGTCAGCCACTGCACTGCTTCAGAAGGCTGCTCAGATGGGATCCAGCACAAGCAACGCTAGTGCGACACTGCTTAGAGGGTTTGCTAGCTCCACCTCATCCTCATCTTCGACCGGTCCAAAGACAGACAGGCCTCTACCAATTATGTCCCAAAACCTAGGAAGTATGTTTGGAAACAATGTTGCTGTTgataacaacaacaataatctGAATGACTTGATGAACTATTCTCTACCCGGGGAAAACGGAGGGATGGTATTCGGGGCTATGAATGGTTACGGAAAAGAAGGAACGTTCTTGAACATGAACCAAAATCACTTGAAGAAGGAATCTGATAGCTTCACAAGAGATTTTCTTGGAGTAGGGCAAATGGAGAGCATGTTTTCATCTATTAGAGAGAATGGGGTTGATTTGGTAAGCTCTTTAGAATCATCAGATCAAGGAAAAGCTGTTGCTCGAGACGGGAATTTtcaatga
- the LOC124910248 gene encoding protein indeterminate-domain 5, chloroplastic-like isoform X2 — translation MAASSSSASAYNGMREEPEMKEQQLQPKKRRNQPGTPNSEVIALSPRTLMATNRFICEVCSKGFQREQNLQLHRRGHNLPWKLKQKNPKEVRRKVYLCPETSCVHHDPSRALGDLTGIKKHYFRKHGEKKYKCEKCSKKYAVQSDWKAHSKTCGTREYRCDCGTLFSRRDSFITHRAFCDALAQETARHPSNLASISSHLYAGSNNMSLGLSTVGSHQQLPSINQDHQLLAQSSDILRLGNNRLTPFESLVGGSSFRTPMMPPPPSPFYLHESSNGNLTENKLSLMHGLMNNNNNNMNNNIPTDHETSPLGFFSNNNFLVNPNEGTGMFSTSLLGSQMTSNAPSLFCQSNDINNNNNNNNISASHMSATALLQKAAQMGSSTSNASATLLRGFASSTSSSSSTGPKTDRPLPIMSQNLGSMFGNNVAVDNNNNNLNDLMNYSLPGENGGMVFGAMNGYGKEGTFLNMNQNHLKKESDSFTRDFLGVGQMESMFSSIRENGVDLVSSLESSDQGKAVARDGNFQ, via the exons ATGGCGGCATCCTCTTCATCAGCTTCGGCTTACAATGGAATGAGAGAAGAACCGGAGATGAAAGAACAACAACTGCAGCCgaagaagagaagaaatcaACCAGGAACACCAA ATTCAGAGGTGATAGCTTTATCTCCCAGGACTCTTATGGCCACAAACAGATTCATATGCGAGGTTTGCAGTAAAGGATTTCAGAGGGAACAAAATCTGCAACTACATAGAAGGGGGCACAATCTTCCATGGAAGCTAAAACAGAAGAATCCCAAAGAGGTGAGAAGGAAAGTGTACCTTTGCCCTGAGACATCCTGTGTTCATCATGATCCTTCTCGAGCTCTTGGAGATTTAACTGGAATCAAGAAACATTACTTTAGAAAACATGGTGAGAAGAAGTATAAATGTGAAAAGTGTTCAAAGAAGTATGCTGTTCAATCTGATTGGAAAGCCCATTCTAAAACTTGCGGAACTAGAGAATATAGATGTGATTGCGGCACTCTCTTCTCAAG GAGAGACAGCTTCATTACCCACCGGGCATTTTGCGATGCTCTGGCTCAAGAGACTGCAAGACATCCTTCAAACTTAGCCTCAATTAGCAGCCATTTGTATGCTGGTAGCAACAATATGAGCTTAGGCCTATCCACAGTTGGTTCCCACCAGCAGCTTCCTTCCATTAATCAAGATCATCAGCTTCTAGCACAATCGTCCGACATCCTTCGCCTAGGTAATAACCGTTTGACACCATTTGAAAGTCTTGTTGGTGGCTCATCCTTCCGCACACCTATGATGCCACCTCCACCATCACCTTTCTACCTACACGAGTCTTCCAATGGTAATTTGACTGAAAACAAGCTTTCTTTGATGCATGGACTgatgaacaacaacaacaacaacatgaaCAACAACATCCCTACTGATCATGAAACAAGCCCCCTTGGCTTCTTCTCCAACAACAACTTTCTCGTTAATCCAAATGAAGGGACGGGCATGTTCTCTACTAGCTTATTGGGAAGCCAAATGACTTCAAACGCTCCATCCCTCTTTTGTCAGTCTAATGACATCaacaataacaacaacaacaacaatatcaGTGCCTCTCACATGTCAGCCACTGCACTGCTTCAGAAGGCTGCTCAGATGGGATCCAGCACAAGCAACGCTAGTGCGACACTGCTTAGAGGGTTTGCTAGCTCCACCTCATCCTCATCTTCGACCGGTCCAAAGACAGACAGGCCTCTACCAATTATGTCCCAAAACCTAGGAAGTATGTTTGGAAACAATGTTGCTGTTgataacaacaacaataatctGAATGACTTGATGAACTATTCTCTACCCGGGGAAAACGGAGGGATGGTATTCGGGGCTATGAATGGTTACGGAAAAGAAGGAACGTTCTTGAACATGAACCAAAATCACTTGAAGAAGGAATCTGATAGCTTCACAAGAGATTTTCTTGGAGTAGGGCAAATGGAGAGCATGTTTTCATCTATTAGAGAGAATGGGGTTGATTTGGTAAGCTCTTTAGAATCATCAGATCAAGGAAAAGCTGTTGCTCGAGACGGGAATTTtcaatga